In a genomic window of Diabrotica undecimpunctata isolate CICGRU chromosome 2, icDiaUnde3, whole genome shotgun sequence:
- the Nrd1 gene encoding nardilysin yields MKLFKYILQNPLIRSVSATHITPTTSILRRTAMDTPQFEILPSPIQGESDEKEYRVIKLKNNLVACLISDKAPIPKEEMDMEESGSESDNKISDSESDSECSDSSSEAGETTSTPDQKMAAAALCIGVGSFSDPKEVPGMAHFLEHMVFMGSEKFPAENDFDSFIKKCGGTDNASTDMETTCYYFECLEKRLHEALDKFAQFFISPLMKKGAMTREREAIESEFQMALPSDPHRKEQLLLQLAKPESPVNAFGWGNLKTLRDDISDDKLYEGVHAFRKRHYSAHRMTLAIQARLPLDTLQEYVVECFSNVPNSHLDKDDFSAFKEGVFDTPEFNRIYYIKPLQQVIKVDLNWSLPSLKHMYKSKPMGYVSCLIGDEGKGSLLSYLKSKSWATSMQAGNEDSGSEHNSMYAIFNVSIVLTENGLKEIYNVIEAVFSYINMLRNVGPQRRIFDEQKLIADTTFRFAAEQTPVDNVENLCEAMQFYPPEDYLAGSELFYEYDPKAITMVVDSLVPKKVNIMVTTKDLPEGLVFDKTEKWFKAEYTAVEIPKDLIKQWETVKPYPELNIPPVNPYLSTNFSLLPKSPKHPDYPQKIMDTPKFEMWYRKDEKFKLPMAYYHFYLINPSSVESAKSLVLTEMFMNLLSFAIGEEVYPANMANIQHQFTCEEKGIVIKIGGFNEKIPNLIEVVAKYVKNLQNYINECMFQVIKETMLKYYFNKILKPANLAKDTRLKLLIGQYFAPVDKYCALLDITYADVQEFIHKYIKHFYVKALVQGNVLPEVASDTIKTFVKTLNYDPLPQNQYPALVVAQIPLGEKCLKVESFNKRDTNSITANYYQVGPYSLKDSVMIDIIMFIIEEPLFDILRTKEQLGYHVYCALRDTYGVLGYSITVNSQANKFTTQHLDNRIEEFLKHTETIIEKSSQKEYEEMKQGLIETKEIVDSHLKEEVDRNWSEIVNDDYMFDRSKQEIEEIKQILQEDVKNWWNRHNYFGTKGSFRKISVQVVGHVPDDASKGEPVESSFTKKVQLTILDNEIAEAKSPDYFISNIDQFRSKLQLYPARIKK; encoded by the exons atgaaattatttaaatacattttacaaaatcCTTTAATAAGAAGTGTTAGCGCAACTCACATTACTCCAACTACATCAATTTTGAGACGTACAGCAATGGATACTCCACAGTTTGAAATACTACCATCACCCATTCAGGGCGAAAGTGACGAAAAAGAGTATagggtaataaaattaaaaaacaatttggtAGCTTGTTTAATATCCGACAAAGCACCTATTCCCAAAGAAGAGATGGACATGGAAGAATCTGGAAGCGAGTCTGATAACAAAATATCAGATTCAGAATCTGATTCTGAATGTAGTGATAGTTCTTCTGAGGCTGGTGAAACCACTTCCACTCCAGATCAAAAGATGGCTGCGGCTGCACTTTGTATCGGTGTAGGAAGTTTTAGTGATCCCAAAGAAGTTCCAG GTATGGCTCATTTTTTGGAACACATGGTTTTTATGGGTAGTGAAAAGTTTCCAGCAGAAAATGATTTCGATTCATTCATAAAGAAATGTGGTGGTACTGACAATGCCTCAACAGACATGGAAACAACTTGTTATTATTTTGAGTGTCTTGAAAAACGTTTACATGAAGCACTAGATAAATTTGCTCAATTCTTTATTTCCCCTTTAATGAAGAAAGGGGCAATGACAAGGGAAAGAGAGGCTATAGAGTCTGAATTTCAAATGGCATTGCCTTCAGATCCACACAGGAAAGAGCAACTACTCCTTCAGTTGGCCAAGCCTGAATCTCCTGTCAATGCATTTGGTTGGGGTAATTTAAAGACTTTAAGGGATGATATCAGTGATGATAAGTTGTATGAGGGAGTGCATGCTTTTAGGAAAAGGCATTACTCTGCTCATAGAATGACTTTGGCAATTCAAGCAAGACTGCCCTTGGATACTCTCCAGGAATATGTAGTGGAGTGCTTCTCCAATGTCCCAAACAGTCATTTAGATAAAGATGATTTCAGTGCCTTTAAAGAAGGTGTATTCGACACTCCAGAATTTAATAGAATTTACTATATCAAACCATTACAGCAGGTGATTAAGGTAGATTTAAATTGGAGTCTACCATCACTCAAACATATGTACAAGAGTAAACCAATGGGTTATGTATCCTGTCTTATAGGAGACGAGGGGAAAGGGAGTTTGTTGTCTTATTTAAAGAGCAAGTCATGGGCAACTTCAATGCAAGCAG GAAATGAAGATTCAGGAAGTGAGCATAATTCTATGTATGCTATATTTAATGTATCCATTGTATTAACCGAAAACGGCCTAAAAGAGATATACAACGTCATTGAAGCAGTATTCTCATACATTAATATGCTCAGAAATGTTGGCCCTCAGAGAAGAATTTTCGatgaacaaaaattaatagcagaTACTACTTTTAGATTTGCCGCAGAGCAAACTCCGGTTGATAATGTAGAAAATTTGTGTGAAGCTATGCAATTTTATCCGCCAGAGGATTATTTGGCTGGATCTGAACTCTTCTATGAATACGATCCGAAGGCTATTACAATGGTCGTTGATTCTTTAGTGCCTAAAAAAGTTAATATTATGGTTACCACTAAAGATCTACCAGAAGGTTTAGTGTTTGATAAAACTGAAAAATGGTTTAAGGCTGAATATACCGCCGTAGAAATTCCCAAAGATCTTATAAAACAATGGGAAACTGTTAAACCTTACCCAGAACTAAACATTCCTCCCGTCAATCCATATTTGTCGACCAATTTCTCATTATTACCGAAATCACCCAAACATCCTGACTATCCTCAGAAAATCATGGATACTCCCAAGTTCGAGATGTGGTATAGAAAAGACGAGAAGTTCAAACTGCCAATGGcatattatcatttttatttaatcaATCCAAGTTCTGTAGAGTCTGCCAAAAGTTTAGTTTTAACAGAAATGTTTATGAATCTCTTAAGTTTTGCTATAGGAGAAGAAGTCTATCCAGCAAATATGGCCAATATACAACACCAATTCACCTGTGAGGAAAAAGGCATTGTGATAAAAATAGGTGGTTTCAACGAGAAAATTCCGAATTTGATCGAGGTCGTAGCAAAATACGTCAAAAATCTACAAAACTATATTAACGAATGCATGTTCCAAGTGATCAAAGAAACGATGTTGAAATACTATTTCAATAAAATACTCAAACCGGCCAATCTGGCAAAAGATACTCGCCTGAAGTTGCTTATTGGACAGTATTTTGCCCCAGTTGACAAATATTGTGCACTGCTCGATATCACTTACGCCGACGTGCAAGAATTTATTCATAAGTACATCAAGCATTTCTACGTTAAAGCTCTAGTTCAAGGAAACGTTTTGCCAGAAGTTGCTTCTGACACTATTAAAACATTTGTTAAAACCTTAAACTACGATCCACTTCCCCAAAACCAGTATCCAGCTCTTGTTGTAGCTCAAATACCTCTAGGAGAGAAATGTTTGAAGGTCGAATCATTTAATAAACGTGACACCAACTCTATCACTGCCAACTATTACCAAGTAGGTCCATATTCGCTAAAAGATAGTGTGATGATAGACATAATAATGTTTATAATTGAAGAACCTTTGTTCGATATACTAAGAACAAAGGAACAACTAGGTTACCATGTTTACTGTGCCTTAAGGGACACTTACGGCGTTTTGGGATATTCCATCACCGTTAATTCCCAAGCCAACAAATTTACAACTCAACATCTCGACAACAGAATAGAGGAGTTTTTGAAACACACCGAAACAATTATAGAAAAGAGTTCACAGAAAGAATACGAAGAAATGAAGCAAGGATTAATCGAAACTAAGGAAATAGTCGATTCTCATTTAAAAGAAGAAGTAGACCGAAATTGGTCGGAGATCGTAAACGACGATTACATGTTTGATCGGTCTAAGCAAGAAATCGAGGAGATTAAGCAGATACTTCAGGAGGACGTGAAGAACTGGTGGAATAGGCACAACTATTTTGGAACAAAGGGCAGTTTTAGAAAAATCAGCGTTCAAGTGGTCGGTCACGTTCCGGACGACGCTTCTAAAGGGGAACCCGTTGAATCCAGCTTCACCAAGAAAGTTCAGTTAACAATTTTAGATAACGAAATAGCCGAGGCGAAAAGTCCTGATTATTTTATTAGCAACATCGACCAATTTAGATCAAAATTGCAGTTATATCCTGcaagaataaaaaaatga